In a single window of the Bacteroidota bacterium genome:
- a CDS encoding class I SAM-dependent methyltransferase encodes MKTTIDRKSHWEKIYQSKQPKEVSWFQKKPETSLALISELDLPKSAKIFDNGAGDSLLVDNLLELGFENITVQDISESALEKTKKRLGANASRIKWNVCDEANCRPKEQYDLWHDRAAFHFLTDEEEIRNYVNTISKCISPGGHFIVATFSEQGPQKCSGLPVKQYSERSMTELLSASFEKEKCFTIDHHTPFNTIQNFLFCTFRRKIATDFH; translated from the coding sequence TTGAAAACAACTATAGACAGAAAATCCCATTGGGAAAAGATCTACCAGTCCAAACAACCGAAGGAAGTGAGCTGGTTCCAGAAAAAACCTGAAACTTCCCTTGCACTTATTTCAGAACTGGATCTTCCGAAATCGGCAAAAATATTTGACAACGGCGCCGGCGACAGTTTACTCGTAGATAATTTGCTTGAACTGGGATTTGAAAATATTACCGTGCAGGATATTTCGGAAAGTGCTCTTGAAAAAACAAAAAAACGACTCGGCGCAAATGCTTCAAGAATAAAATGGAATGTTTGTGATGAAGCAAATTGCCGGCCGAAAGAGCAATATGATCTCTGGCACGATCGTGCAGCGTTTCATTTTCTAACGGATGAAGAAGAGATCAGGAATTATGTGAATACCATTTCGAAATGCATCAGCCCCGGCGGACATTTCATTGTCGCCACTTTTTCTGAACAGGGCCCGCAGAAATGCAGCGGACTTCCGGTGAAACAATATTCCGAAAGATCAATGACTGAATTACTTTCGGCATCATTTGAAAAAGAAAAATGTTTTACCATCGATCACCACACGCCCTTCAACACGATCCAGAATTTTTTATTCTGCACATTCAGAAGAAAAATTGCCACTGATTTTCACTGA
- a CDS encoding rhodanese-like domain-containing protein, with product MNSINARELKQRIDSGEDLRLVNAMEENKFRARHIPGSLNLFTKEGIENTLKKNDRIIVYCTDFSCNKSILLYHLLDAMGYEYIFRFAGGLVEWEDAGYPLAGEKAK from the coding sequence ATGAATTCAATCAACGCCAGAGAACTCAAGCAAAGGATCGATTCAGGAGAAGATCTCCGTCTTGTAAATGCGATGGAAGAAAATAAATTCCGCGCACGCCATATTCCCGGTTCACTCAATCTCTTCACGAAGGAAGGAATTGAAAATACGCTGAAAAAAAATGACAGGATCATTGTTTACTGCACCGATTTTTCCTGTAATAAAAGCATCCTGCTCTATCATCTCCTCGATGCAATGGGATATGAATATATATTTCGTTTTGCCGGCGGACTCGTGGAATGGGAAGATGCAGGTTATCCGTTAGCAGGAGAAAAAGCAAAATAA
- a CDS encoding RNA polymerase sigma factor, which produces MSTSENKKKLFTKLVVENHLSLQRFALSLCKNNFDADDLVSETILKAHDNFGGLKDQGKVRQWLFRIMNNQFISNYRKRKKMVEIGNEDRDENENNFSLFEALSKTDFVEEGNPEKKFISALTQKQFENAINELPEEFREAIVLCDMEDFSYEEISSILVIPIGTVRSRVSRARMILQKKLWLYAKELGIKTAKKPKEKSNYTCTCGKEENEIQLSSAKTFEK; this is translated from the coding sequence ATGAGTACATCAGAAAATAAAAAGAAACTTTTTACAAAACTCGTAGTGGAAAATCATCTTTCACTGCAGCGATTCGCGTTGAGTCTTTGCAAAAATAATTTCGATGCCGATGATCTTGTTTCTGAAACGATTCTTAAAGCTCATGATAATTTCGGCGGGCTGAAAGATCAGGGCAAGGTGCGGCAATGGCTCTTCCGCATTATGAACAATCAATTCATCAGTAATTACAGGAAGAGAAAAAAAATGGTGGAGATCGGGAATGAAGACCGGGATGAGAACGAAAATAATTTCTCCTTATTCGAAGCATTATCGAAAACCGATTTTGTGGAAGAAGGAAATCCCGAGAAAAAATTCATCAGTGCGCTCACGCAAAAACAGTTTGAAAATGCGATCAACGAATTGCCGGAAGAATTCCGCGAAGCAATTGTTCTTTGCGATATGGAAGATTTCTCTTACGAAGAAATTTCTTCTATCCTGGTAATTCCCATTGGCACGGTACGCAGCCGTGTTTCAAGAGCAAGAATGATCCTGCAGAAAAAATTATGGCTCTATGCAAAAGAACTCGGAATAAAGACCGCGAAAAAACCAAAAGAAAAATCAAACTACACCTGTACCTGCGGTAAAGAGGAAAATGAAATTCAGCTTTCATCCGCAAAAACATTTGAAAAATGA
- a CDS encoding DsrE family protein: MSKSLLIHCTYGKEDAERAILPFIVGNVAVTADQKATVFLTIEGVRLATKGYAAQVKKEGYANLQDIITSFIANGGRIWACGACTKPRGITEADLIEGAQIVTAANLVEELLSGAVSCTI, encoded by the coding sequence ATGTCAAAATCACTTTTGATTCACTGCACCTACGGAAAAGAAGATGCTGAACGCGCCATTCTTCCTTTCATCGTTGGAAATGTAGCGGTAACCGCCGATCAGAAAGCAACTGTTTTTCTTACGATCGAAGGTGTGCGATTAGCAACGAAGGGTTATGCAGCGCAGGTAAAAAAAGAGGGTTATGCAAACCTCCAGGACATCATCACTTCTTTCATTGCTAACGGTGGCAGGATCTGGGCGTGCGGCGCATGTACAAAACCGCGCGGCATTACCGAAGCCGATCTGATTGAAGGAGCGCAGATCGTTACGGCTGCCAATCTCGTGGAAGAATTATTGAGCGGCGCTGTTTCCTGTACTATATAA
- a CDS encoding sulfurtransferase TusA family protein codes for MKADKEINAKGLACVNLTPEIKIAMKEILPQQVLGVFNDDPASRVGVPAWCRLTGHTLVGTQEIDTDNTLFFIRKK; via the coding sequence ATGAAAGCCGATAAAGAAATAAATGCGAAGGGCCTCGCGTGCGTGAACCTCACGCCGGAAATAAAAATTGCGATGAAAGAAATTCTTCCGCAGCAGGTGCTCGGCGTTTTCAATGATGATCCGGCTTCGCGCGTGGGCGTACCTGCCTGGTGCCGGCTCACAGGCCACACGCTCGTAGGCACGCAGGAGATCGACACCGACAATACATTGTTCTTCATTCGGAAAAAATAA
- a CDS encoding methyltransferase domain-containing protein, protein MEPTTTPKKVNSGELEEKVKKMYRDVALKPEGQYHFEMGRGLAEKLGYETECLDSIPAASIESFAGVGYFCDLANFKAGEKVLDLGSGSGMDLFITALKVGKTGHVTGIDMTDEQLEKSKRLANENNFANVEFVKGYLEQLPFADASFDVIISNGVINLCPDKEKVFAEVARVLKPKGRMVIADIVTEHQLPENITCDSTLWASCIGGAGQEDTYKSSIETCGMEVLFVRNNSSYEFISKSAKGASKQYGVKSVSLFAQKK, encoded by the coding sequence ATGGAACCTACCACCACCCCTAAAAAAGTAAACTCCGGCGAACTCGAAGAAAAAGTAAAAAAAATGTATCGTGATGTGGCTTTGAAGCCGGAAGGACAATATCATTTCGAAATGGGGCGCGGGCTTGCTGAAAAGCTGGGCTATGAAACGGAATGTCTCGATTCAATTCCGGCGGCTTCCATAGAATCATTCGCAGGCGTGGGTTATTTCTGTGATCTTGCAAATTTCAAAGCAGGCGAAAAAGTTCTTGATCTCGGAAGCGGATCGGGAATGGATCTTTTCATTACTGCACTTAAAGTCGGAAAGACAGGACATGTTACCGGAATCGATATGACGGATGAACAATTGGAAAAATCGAAACGCCTGGCGAATGAAAATAATTTTGCGAATGTTGAATTTGTGAAAGGTTACCTCGAACAACTTCCTTTTGCTGATGCAAGTTTCGATGTGATCATCAGCAACGGAGTGATCAATCTTTGTCCGGATAAAGAAAAAGTTTTTGCAGAAGTTGCACGCGTTCTCAAACCGAAAGGAAGAATGGTGATCGCCGATATCGTTACCGAACACCAGTTGCCGGAAAACATCACCTGCGATTCTACACTCTGGGCTTCGTGCATAGGCGGCGCAGGACAGGAAGACACTTACAAATCTTCCATTGAAACGTGCGGAATGGAAGTTCTGTTCGTGCGGAATAATTCTTCGTACGAATTCATTTCCAAATCGGCGAAAGGCGCTTCGAAACAATACGGCGTGAAAAGTGTTTCTTTATTCGCGCAGAAAAAATAA
- a CDS encoding helix-turn-helix domain-containing protein translates to MTLAQRIKMIRKQFGLSQTDFAEKIDITQTSLSQIEGEKNGISYDVFKGIIEKFEIDPTWLMDGTGSMIRTESSKKKTGAIPLVVQVNKSDEEENIVVVDRKAAAGYLQGQEDPDYISKLPSFRLPGFHGKTFRAFEITGDSMTPGIKPKDLIVGAYVDSLHEVKKGEVYISVLHDGSIVAKRIIPIGGDKYEFRSDNSTYEPYYVNAEEIAQLWKAEARITKELEKPKEHDKFSEIEQRLMQLEKKMK, encoded by the coding sequence ATGACACTCGCCCAACGAATAAAAATGATCAGGAAACAGTTCGGACTTAGTCAGACAGATTTCGCAGAAAAGATCGACATCACGCAAACTTCACTCTCGCAAATTGAAGGCGAGAAGAATGGAATTTCTTACGATGTATTCAAAGGCATCATTGAGAAATTTGAAATAGATCCTACCTGGCTCATGGACGGAACAGGTTCAATGATCAGGACTGAATCTTCCAAAAAGAAAACCGGCGCTATTCCGCTCGTGGTGCAGGTGAATAAAAGTGATGAAGAAGAAAATATTGTGGTCGTCGATCGTAAAGCTGCTGCCGGCTATTTACAGGGACAGGAAGATCCGGATTACATCTCGAAACTTCCTTCGTTCCGTTTGCCCGGATTTCACGGAAAAACTTTTCGTGCGTTTGAAATTACCGGCGACAGTATGACTCCGGGAATAAAACCGAAAGATCTCATCGTTGGCGCTTACGTGGATTCCCTGCACGAAGTGAAAAAAGGTGAAGTGTATATTTCTGTTCTTCATGATGGCTCTATTGTTGCAAAAAGAATTATCCCGATAGGCGGAGATAAATATGAATTCCGTTCCGACAATTCTACCTACGAACCTTATTATGTGAATGCAGAAGAGATCGCTCAATTATGGAAAGCAGAAGCGCGCATCACCAAAGAACTTGAAAAACCAAAAGAGCATGATAAATTTTCCGAGATCGAACAGCGATTGATGCAACTCGAGAAAAAAATGAAATGA
- a CDS encoding carboxypeptidase-like regulatory domain-containing protein — MKYRTKKYFFYSLFFFLLPFFLRAQTATLKGTVADSTGKKIEFASVSVFGTNISYTTDSSGNFKLNIPADKTDTIIVVCSGYFIRRESVFLKNGETKHLDVVMQPKVSETIIIKEHRDFEHIPPKEFREIVSTTGGDVKDILVHVGANTNNELSTQYSVRGGSFDENLVYVNGIEVYRPLLTRAGQQEGLSFVNVDMTDDIYFSAGGFEAKYGDKMASVLDITYREPTKFAGVASMSLLGASAEVEGISDNTRFTWMIGIREKSNKYLLRSLETKGDYHTNFTDVQTFLNYHITPELSISYLGNYAVNKYNLVPSTRQTDFGTINNALQFTVYFDGQEINRFNTLFNAVSLNYDRRHWNTKFILSSFNTYESEQFDVQGQYYIDQLEADFGKPTFGQVAFNRGVGTYINHARNYLNAWVNNAEIKTSRTTDSISWNFGLRFQNERIHDEISEWNYVDSAGYSIPYYPTSSIDLQDVIKSRAELFSNRIIGYGQMRWRKTLRDTSQLQITLGVRGNYWDMNNQLIVSPRAQLEWRPNSKKRNILFRLAGGLYDQPPFYKELRDLQGIVHRDVKAQTSVHAIAGTDVTFLAWGRPFRLIVEGYYKYLDNLIPYEVNDVRMRYFGANLSHGYAYGLDARLNGEFVKGVDSWVNISLLRTREDLYNDYYYIYKNSDGDTIIPGYTYNNVPVDSIKVTPGFIPRPTDQLLTFSLFFQDYLPHVESCKMNLGLIFGSGLPFGPPTHERYKAIFRMPPYRRVDIGFSYQIIKESKPLKQSSPFHFMKSLWVGMEVYNLLQVQNTISYYWVKDVTGRTYAVPNYLTNRQLSVRVIVRF; from the coding sequence ATGAAATACAGGACAAAAAAATATTTTTTCTATTCGTTATTTTTTTTCCTTCTCCCGTTTTTTCTTCGCGCACAAACTGCAACACTGAAAGGAACTGTTGCCGATTCTACGGGAAAAAAAATTGAATTCGCTTCTGTTTCTGTTTTCGGAACAAATATTTCTTACACCACTGATTCATCGGGAAATTTCAAACTGAATATTCCTGCTGATAAAACCGATACGATCATCGTCGTATGTTCCGGTTATTTCATTCGCAGGGAAAGTGTCTTTCTGAAAAATGGTGAAACGAAACATCTCGATGTGGTGATGCAACCGAAAGTGAGCGAAACGATCATCATTAAAGAGCACCGCGATTTCGAACATATTCCACCGAAGGAATTCCGCGAGATCGTTTCTACAACAGGTGGCGATGTGAAAGATATTCTTGTGCATGTGGGCGCAAATACGAATAATGAATTGAGTACGCAATATTCGGTGCGCGGCGGAAGTTTCGATGAGAATCTTGTTTATGTGAATGGGATCGAAGTGTATCGCCCGTTACTCACGCGCGCGGGCCAGCAGGAAGGATTGAGTTTTGTGAATGTGGATATGACCGACGATATTTATTTTTCTGCAGGAGGATTCGAAGCGAAGTATGGTGATAAGATGGCGTCGGTACTTGACATCACTTACCGCGAGCCGACAAAATTTGCAGGTGTTGCTTCGATGAGTTTGCTCGGTGCGAGTGCGGAAGTAGAAGGAATTTCAGACAACACGCGTTTCACCTGGATGATCGGCATTCGTGAAAAATCAAATAAATATTTGCTGCGTTCGCTGGAAACAAAAGGAGATTATCACACGAACTTCACTGATGTGCAAACGTTTCTCAATTATCATATCACGCCTGAACTTTCCATCAGTTATCTCGGGAATTATGCGGTGAATAAATACAATCTTGTTCCTTCAACACGGCAAACGGATTTCGGTACGATCAACAACGCATTACAGTTCACTGTTTATTTCGACGGGCAAGAGATCAATCGCTTCAACACTTTGTTCAATGCCGTTTCGCTGAATTATGATCGTCGTCACTGGAATACAAAATTCATCCTCTCTTCTTTTAATACTTACGAATCGGAACAGTTCGATGTGCAGGGACAATACTACATCGATCAACTGGAAGCGGATTTCGGAAAACCTACATTCGGACAAGTTGCATTCAATCGTGGCGTTGGAACTTACATCAATCACGCAAGAAATTATTTGAACGCGTGGGTGAACAATGCAGAAATAAAAACTTCGCGCACTACTGATTCTATTTCCTGGAATTTTGGATTGCGTTTTCAGAATGAAAGAATTCATGATGAGATCAGCGAATGGAATTATGTGGATTCTGCAGGATATTCCATTCCGTATTACCCAACCAGTTCCATTGATCTGCAGGATGTGATCAAAAGCCGCGCAGAATTATTTTCAAACCGCATCATCGGTTATGGGCAAATGCGCTGGAGAAAAACGCTGCGCGATACTTCACAATTGCAGATCACGCTCGGTGTGCGCGGAAATTACTGGGACATGAACAATCAACTCATCGTGAGCCCGCGTGCGCAATTAGAATGGAGGCCGAACAGTAAAAAAAGAAATATTCTTTTCCGTCTCGCCGGCGGATTGTATGATCAGCCGCCTTTTTATAAAGAGTTGCGTGACCTGCAGGGAATTGTTCATCGTGATGTGAAAGCGCAGACTTCTGTTCACGCCATTGCCGGAACTGATGTTACTTTTCTCGCATGGGGACGCCCGTTCCGTTTGATCGTGGAAGGTTATTATAAATATCTCGACAATTTAATTCCGTATGAAGTGAATGATGTGCGCATGCGTTATTTCGGAGCGAATCTTTCGCATGGCTACGCGTACGGGCTCGACGCGCGATTGAACGGAGAATTTGTGAAGGGCGTAGATTCGTGGGTGAATATTTCTTTGCTGCGCACGCGTGAAGATCTTTACAACGATTATTATTACATCTACAAAAATTCAGACGGCGACACCATCATTCCGGGATACACTTACAATAATGTTCCGGTGGACAGCATTAAAGTAACACCGGGATTTATTCCGCGCCCGACCGATCAGTTGCTCACGTTCTCACTTTTTTTCCAGGATTATCTTCCGCATGTGGAATCATGCAAGATGAATCTCGGATTAATTTTCGGAAGCGGACTTCCGTTCGGCCCTCCGACTCACGAACGTTACAAAGCAATTTTCCGTATGCCTCCTTATCGCCGTGTGGACATCGGATTTTCTTACCAGATCATTAAAGAAAGTAAACCGTTGAAACAATCGAGTCCGTTTCATTTCATGAAATCGTTGTGGGTGGGAATGGAAGTTTACAATCTCTTACAAGTGCAGAACACGATCTCTTACTATTGGGTAAAAGATGTGACGGGCAGAACGTATGCGGTGCCGAATTATCTCACGAACCGGCAACTCAGTGTTCGCGTGATCGTACGTTTCTGA
- a CDS encoding ParB/RepB/Spo0J family partition protein, with product MSVKRNALGKGLSALLESASTDITSNSKISPEPGAILGAVSNIPVAQIEANPFQPRTHFEENALHELADSIKQHGIIQPVTVRKMGYDRFQLISGERRFRATQLAGITNIPAYVRIANDQSMLEMALVENIQRENLDAIEIAISYKRLIDECSLTQEQLSEKVSKQRSTVTNYLRLLKLPAIVQLGIREKKISMGHARALVNVEKQSDMVELYNRTIDENLSVRDVEELARDVKKIEPRIKHRNLTGEMDEKYAHKLKALSKHYNAKIVLKSNTDGAGKIVIPFSSEAELQQILDALEV from the coding sequence ATGAGCGTAAAACGAAATGCATTAGGAAAAGGATTGAGCGCACTCCTCGAGAGCGCGAGTACCGATATTACTTCCAACTCAAAAATTTCTCCGGAGCCGGGAGCGATACTGGGCGCCGTTTCGAATATTCCCGTTGCACAGATCGAAGCGAATCCTTTTCAGCCGAGAACACACTTCGAAGAAAATGCATTGCATGAACTTGCAGATTCCATCAAACAGCACGGCATCATTCAACCGGTGACCGTTCGCAAAATGGGATACGATCGTTTCCAATTAATCTCCGGTGAGCGCCGTTTCCGCGCAACGCAACTCGCAGGCATCACGAACATTCCCGCGTACGTGCGCATAGCGAACGACCAGTCGATGCTCGAGATGGCGCTCGTTGAAAATATTCAGCGGGAAAATCTTGACGCGATAGAAATTGCGATCAGCTACAAACGGCTCATTGACGAATGCAGTCTTACACAGGAACAGCTTTCTGAAAAAGTGAGTAAGCAGCGTTCTACCGTTACCAATTATCTGCGACTGCTGAAATTACCGGCGATCGTGCAATTGGGTATCCGCGAGAAAAAAATTTCCATGGGGCATGCGCGCGCGCTGGTAAACGTGGAAAAACAATCGGACATGGTGGAATTGTACAATCGCACGATCGATGAAAATCTTTCTGTCCGCGATGTGGAAGAACTTGCGCGTGATGTAAAAAAAATTGAGCCGCGCATCAAGCACAGGAATCTTACCGGCGAGATGGATGAAAAATATGCGCACAAACTCAAAGCTCTTTCGAAACACTACAATGCGAAGATCGTTTTGAAAAGCAATACAGACGGCGCCGGCAAGATCGTGATCCCTTTCTCTTCTGAAGCGGAACTCCAGCAGATACTCGACGCGCTTGAAGTTTAA
- a CDS encoding ParA family protein, producing MGKIIAIANQKGGVGKTTTAINLAASFAVLEYRTLLVDADPQANSTSGVGFDPKNVKTSVYETIIEGREPKDIILQTSTPNLDLLPAHIDLVGAEIEMINLPNREKMMRHALEKVRNSYDFIIVDCSPSLGLVTVNSLTAADSVLIPVQCEYFALEGLGKLLNTIKIVQSRLNPELAIEGILLTMYDIRLRLSNQVVEEVKTHFQSMVFDTIIQRNTKLGEAPSFGETIIMHDATSKGAINYLNLAREILQKNNMTRLTDEEKIINITK from the coding sequence ATGGGAAAAATAATTGCAATAGCAAATCAAAAAGGCGGAGTGGGAAAAACAACCACGGCCATCAATCTCGCAGCGAGTTTCGCCGTCCTGGAATACCGCACCTTACTCGTGGACGCCGATCCGCAGGCGAATTCCACTTCCGGAGTTGGATTCGATCCGAAGAATGTGAAAACTTCTGTTTACGAAACCATCATTGAAGGAAGAGAACCCAAAGACATCATCCTGCAAACCTCCACTCCGAATCTCGATCTTCTTCCCGCGCACATCGATCTTGTGGGCGCAGAAATAGAAATGATCAATCTTCCCAATCGAGAGAAGATGATGCGCCACGCACTCGAGAAAGTTCGCAATTCTTATGATTTCATTATCGTCGATTGTTCTCCTTCACTCGGACTCGTTACAGTAAATTCTCTCACTGCTGCCGATTCTGTTCTCATTCCTGTGCAGTGCGAATATTTTGCACTCGAAGGATTGGGAAAATTACTCAACACTATAAAAATTGTTCAGAGCCGCCTCAATCCGGAACTTGCCATTGAAGGAATTCTGCTCACGATGTACGATATACGTTTGCGGCTGAGCAACCAGGTGGTGGAAGAAGTGAAAACACATTTCCAGAGCATGGTGTTTGACACGATCATTCAGCGCAATACCAAACTCGGCGAAGCTCCTTCATTCGGAGAAACCATCATCATGCACGACGCAACAAGCAAAGGCGCGATCAATTATTTAAATCTTGCAAGAGAAATTCTGCAGAAGAACAACATGACGCGTCTCACCGACGAAGAAAAGATCATCAACATCACGAAATAG
- a CDS encoding metal-dependent hydrolase, giving the protein MKITYYGHSCFGVEIKGEHLLFDPFIAANPLASHIDPKKIKADYILQSHGHFDHISDTVSIAKNTGATVAGSYEITEWLTKQGVEKTHPMNTGGKWRFDFGRVKCVNAVHSSSLPDGTYGGAPVGFVVESEEGNFYYSGDTALTYDMKLIGEIEKINFAFLPVGDNFTMGADSAMIASDFIKCNNIIGMHFDTFGYIKINHEKAKKKFSDAGKELTLMKIGETIEK; this is encoded by the coding sequence ATGAAGATCACGTATTACGGACATTCCTGTTTTGGTGTGGAAATAAAAGGCGAACATCTTCTCTTTGATCCTTTCATTGCTGCCAATCCGCTGGCATCGCACATTGACCCGAAAAAAATAAAAGCAGATTACATTCTTCAGTCGCACGGCCACTTCGATCATATTTCCGATACCGTTTCCATTGCAAAAAATACGGGCGCAACAGTTGCCGGCTCTTACGAAATCACCGAATGGCTGACGAAGCAAGGCGTGGAAAAAACGCACCCGATGAATACCGGCGGCAAATGGCGCTTTGATTTCGGAAGAGTGAAATGTGTGAATGCCGTCCATTCCAGTTCATTGCCCGACGGAACTTACGGTGGCGCACCAGTTGGATTCGTCGTGGAAAGCGAAGAAGGAAATTTTTATTATTCCGGCGACACTGCGCTCACTTACGACATGAAACTCATTGGTGAAATTGAAAAAATAAATTTTGCATTCCTTCCTGTCGGCGACAATTTCACTATGGGTGCAGACAGCGCAATGATCGCAAGCGATTTCATCAAATGCAATAACATCATCGGCATGCACTTCGATACTTTCGGTTACATCAAGATCAACCACGAAAAGGCGAAGAAAAAATTCAGCGATGCCGGAAAAGAACTTACGCTGATGAAGATCGGTGAAACAATTGAAAAATGA
- a CDS encoding NAD(P)H-dependent oxidoreductase, with product MITIISGTNRKASNTRIVAGEYVRVLNSFQLKHQLFSLEELPRDFAFTYLDGSQTEEVKAIIEKYFHHAQKFIFIVPEYQGTFPGIFKLLIDAVPTRELAHKKVLLAGVASGRGGNMRGLDQLTNMLHYLGMTIFPGHLPISRVRDISSDGKITDETTLKNIRTQVEKFVEF from the coding sequence ATGATCACAATAATTTCAGGAACGAACAGGAAAGCAAGCAACACGAGGATCGTTGCCGGTGAATATGTGCGCGTACTCAATTCATTTCAGTTGAAACACCAGTTGTTTTCACTCGAGGAATTGCCGCGCGATTTTGCTTTTACTTATCTCGACGGTTCGCAGACGGAAGAAGTGAAAGCGATCATTGAAAAATATTTTCATCACGCGCAGAAATTTATTTTCATCGTTCCCGAATACCAGGGAACATTTCCCGGAATTTTCAAATTGCTCATTGATGCTGTTCCAACACGTGAATTGGCGCACAAAAAAGTGCTGCTTGCCGGCGTTGCCAGTGGAAGAGGAGGAAATATGCGTGGACTCGATCAACTTACTAATATGCTGCACTATCTCGGCATGACTATTTTTCCGGGACATCTTCCCATCTCGCGTGTCCGCGACATAAGCAGCGATGGAAAGATTACGGATGAAACTACCCTGAAAAATATAAGAACGCAGGTCGAGAAGTTTGTTGAGTTTTGA